In the genome of Hydrogenispora ethanolica, the window CAGCGCGGAGGCGCTCGCTGCCGAAAAAGCCAACCTCCGCCAGTACGTCCGGCAGTTCCGCAAGATGGATTTCAAACAACGCTTGCAGGATTTCTGCAACGCCATCGTGATGGAACAGACCCAAAGCCGGGAGTCGGCGGTGGACGCCGCCGCGCTCGCCTGTCAACGGCTGATGGATCCGTCGAGCATCACTGCAGACGACCTGGCGCTGATTAAAAAATTGTCGGTCAAGGATTTGGAACGGTTCATCGACAGTTATCTGTCCAAACCTCCCACCACTTGGGTTTTGGTCAAGACGACCCAATAAAGGGAGGAAGGGGGAAACATGATGTTCAAAAAAAATTGGCTTGTGCTCGCCTTCCTGCTCGTTCTGGCCATTTTGCCGGTGGGGGCGGCTGCCGCCGAGTCGCAGATTGAGCGGACCACCGTCAGCGGAATGACGATCTTACTAGAGCAGACGCCGTCCGAGGTGGTGGAGATCGCCCTGCTCCTCAAGTCGGGGAGCGGACTCGACCCGGCGGGCCGGAAAGGCGCCGCCCAGATCATGAATAACCTGGTGATGTTGCGCCTGAACTACGGTGGTAGCGGAAAAGGCCTGGGCGATGTCGCGGTGGAGACGCAGCCGGATTATACTCTGATCCGGATCCGCACCACGGCGGCCAAGGCCGGCGACGCCTTGAACGAGATTAAAGCGCTGCTCAGCTATCCGCTGTACAGCTATGACGTGATCGCCGATCTGAAAAAACTCTACGCCGTGGACCTCAAGGCGCTGCCGGCGCTGACCAAGAGCTATTACGAGTTTAACCGCGAGTTTTACGGGGCGGATCATGCGTATAACAACGAGCTGGTCCCCGAGGCCCTGGCCAAGGTGAGCGGCACCGACGTCTATCAGTGGTACCGCCGCACCTATCAACCGGGCAACGCTTTGCTCTCGATCTCCGGCGGCTATGACAAGAGCCTGGCCGAAGTGGAGAAACTCTTCGCCAATCTGCGGAC includes:
- a CDS encoding M16 family metallopeptidase; the protein is MFKKNWLVLAFLLVLAILPVGAAAAESQIERTTVSGMTILLEQTPSEVVEIALLLKSGSGLDPAGRKGAAQIMNNLVMLRLNYGGSGKGLGDVAVETQPDYTLIRIRTTAAKAGDALNEIKALLSYPLYSYDVIADLKKLYAVDLKALPALTKSYYEFNREFYGADHAYNNELVPEALAKVSGTDVYQWYRRTYQPGNALLSISGGYDKSLAEVEKLFANLRTEPVDHRLFIDPVVIPKTRRLDRVDPNGRVTSVTIGFSGPRLQDPEFPAFRIIAYYLEEYQHYFQELRVKQALFYTSQVMYDYLEKPKAPAIVFVTMTDRESLPKVEAETLRIIRELATEGIPQAEIGKVVAAIRAEMEARRKDGKGLALRNLLSFYLESRLVYDDQLLPRLERVTTAEIQKAAAKYLQNYIRVAYIPEQPAENF